A single Pseudobdellovibrionaceae bacterium DNA region contains:
- a CDS encoding GGDEF domain-containing protein, with product MANTWLVLSDQLPGQLDWIKHLKSCGCTVVRRDTADEVEAQLSSGVVGGVLYHGASGTELWKAVEALRKSHPLCPVIYSLEEKDPAFGKVTQDELHVVVGKGLSMEERKQLAKNLLRVGSLHRRLRELEQESKSRNDDGSPLAMFENLEVNYIIDRLLLHFGPIVPAKNIHWLEAKEANRLLDIDEQEFRMELQHRFLATPLMRSYKETAGHEIQAALKSLPWGKARLEEVKDYCVWRVKGSRMGLIPILKSQGGELFGYFLLEGVDTSDLEFVAQQLTKSVNLVLPVLELGFRCWEAENKGFVDILTPLYNQRFLPVVLDNEISRCQRHGGEFTVLFLDIDYFKSVNDTRGHWIGSRLITQLGGVVSDNIRTCDFGFRYGGDEFVVVLVGTGAVNGKLVAERIRKKIENLVFQVEDQEVKLTVSIGVATYPDHATSKDELIKMADQAMYSGKNKSRNVVYIAS from the coding sequence TTGGCAAATACCTGGTTAGTACTCTCAGATCAACTTCCTGGACAGCTTGACTGGATCAAGCACCTGAAGTCCTGCGGGTGCACAGTTGTTCGTCGTGACACTGCGGATGAAGTTGAAGCTCAGTTGTCCAGTGGAGTCGTTGGGGGAGTCCTCTACCATGGGGCTTCAGGTACAGAGCTGTGGAAGGCCGTGGAGGCCCTCCGCAAGAGTCATCCTCTTTGTCCAGTTATTTATTCTTTGGAGGAAAAGGATCCGGCCTTCGGCAAGGTTACCCAGGATGAGCTTCATGTGGTCGTCGGTAAAGGATTAAGCATGGAAGAGCGAAAGCAATTGGCCAAAAACCTCTTGCGTGTCGGCTCCCTCCATCGCCGTCTGCGCGAATTGGAGCAGGAATCAAAGAGCCGAAATGATGACGGTAGCCCCTTGGCGATGTTTGAAAATCTTGAGGTTAATTACATTATTGATCGTCTACTCCTTCACTTTGGCCCCATTGTGCCGGCAAAGAATATTCATTGGTTGGAAGCCAAAGAAGCCAACAGGCTATTGGATATTGATGAGCAAGAATTCCGGATGGAACTTCAGCATCGGTTCCTGGCGACGCCCTTAATGAGATCATACAAAGAAACTGCTGGGCACGAAATCCAGGCGGCACTCAAGTCCCTGCCTTGGGGTAAGGCACGGCTCGAAGAGGTCAAAGACTATTGTGTGTGGCGGGTAAAGGGCAGTCGCATGGGATTGATCCCTATTCTCAAGTCCCAGGGTGGTGAGTTGTTCGGCTACTTTCTGCTTGAGGGAGTGGATACCAGCGATTTGGAGTTTGTGGCTCAGCAGTTAACCAAGTCTGTAAACCTCGTACTTCCAGTGCTGGAACTTGGTTTCCGCTGTTGGGAAGCAGAGAATAAGGGATTTGTGGATATTCTGACCCCTCTCTACAACCAAAGGTTTTTGCCAGTGGTGTTGGACAATGAAATCAGTCGCTGTCAAAGACACGGGGGAGAATTTACAGTTCTTTTCTTGGACATTGATTATTTCAAATCCGTCAACGATACTCGCGGTCACTGGATCGGTTCCCGTTTGATCACTCAGTTGGGTGGTGTTGTTTCTGATAACATCCGAACTTGTGACTTTGGCTTCCGTTATGGAGGCGATGAGTTCGTGGTGGTCTTAGTCGGCACGGGTGCAGTGAATGGTAAACTCGTCGCCGAACGGATTCGCAAGAAGATTGAGAACCTGGTCTTCCAAGTCGAGGATCAGGAAGTCAAACTAACGGTGAGTATTGGTGTGGCTACCTATCCGGACCACGCCACGTCGAAAGATGAACTCATTAAGATGGCCGATCAAGCGATGTATTCGGGTAAGAACAAAAGTCGTAACGTAGTGTATATTGCGAGCTAA
- a CDS encoding metallophosphoesterase, translating into MKKIKLVVSDLHLGVGRTLENGQMNSLEEFYYDEKFVEFLHFYTTGKYADYEVELVLNGDIFNFLQVDYRGHYLTVITEAVTLDKVKKIVKGHHLFFQAIRDFVKKEGNVVTYVVGNHDQGMLWPGVRAWLNETLGTTIRFKNIVYYFDGVHIEHGHMHEAANRLNPRKFFLKRNLPEPVLNLPFGSHFFVEYVLQIKHSYPHVDKIRPVDRMMRWAIFNEFWPTVKASITLIFYFLKAIITHDPRRNFPFKRILRVALERAIFPDLSESARRVLLDERVHTVIFGHTHVYQYRQWGEDMEYFNTGTWTELTSLDIASLGKITKLTYVLLEYPEDAERPRGRLKEWHGYHRIEEDVAVS; encoded by the coding sequence ATGAAAAAGATAAAACTTGTCGTCAGTGATTTACATCTCGGAGTAGGACGGACTCTGGAGAATGGCCAGATGAACTCTTTGGAGGAGTTCTATTATGACGAGAAGTTTGTAGAGTTTCTTCATTTTTATACCACGGGGAAATATGCTGATTATGAAGTTGAGCTGGTTCTCAATGGAGACATCTTTAACTTTCTTCAGGTCGACTATCGTGGTCACTACCTAACGGTCATTACTGAGGCCGTGACTCTCGACAAGGTGAAAAAGATCGTCAAAGGTCACCATCTGTTTTTTCAGGCGATCCGGGATTTTGTGAAGAAGGAAGGCAACGTGGTCACCTACGTGGTGGGCAATCACGACCAGGGAATGTTGTGGCCGGGCGTTCGCGCTTGGTTGAACGAAACCCTCGGCACGACCATTCGTTTTAAGAATATCGTTTACTATTTTGATGGCGTCCACATTGAGCATGGTCACATGCATGAAGCCGCCAATCGTCTTAATCCGCGCAAGTTCTTTTTGAAGCGCAATCTGCCAGAGCCAGTGCTTAATTTACCTTTTGGCTCACACTTTTTTGTCGAATATGTGCTGCAGATTAAACACAGCTATCCCCATGTGGATAAGATCCGCCCTGTTGATCGAATGATGCGATGGGCGATCTTCAACGAGTTTTGGCCGACGGTGAAAGCCAGCATCACTCTAATCTTCTATTTCTTGAAGGCAATCATTACTCACGATCCCCGGCGCAACTTTCCCTTCAAGCGGATTCTACGTGTGGCGCTGGAAAGGGCCATATTTCCGGACCTCAGTGAATCGGCCCGCCGCGTTCTTTTGGATGAGCGCGTCCATACCGTCATTTTTGGTCACACCCATGTCTATCAGTACAGGCAGTGGGGCGAGGACATGGAATACTTTAATACAGGAACATGGACAGAGCTCACCTCTCTTGATATTGCCTCTTTAGGCAAGATCACTAAGCTGACCTACGTTCTTCTGGAGTACCCAGAGGATGCGGAACGGCCTCGTGGTCGCCTCAAAGAATGGCACGGATATCATCGAATCGAAGAGGATGTGGCGGTTTCTTAA